A region of the Streptomyces sp. NBC_00442 genome:
GGCCTAGTAGATGCCGTACTTGAAGGTGTTCCAGCCGTAGCCGATCTTCACCCGGTCGTTGAACCCGCCGGAACCGTTGGCGTCGTAACGCCACAGGTTGCCCGCGGAGTCCGCGGCCACGATGTCGGAGCGGCCGTCGCCGGTCAGGTCGCCGGGGGTGGCGATCATCTTGGCGCTGTACATGTTCCAGCCGCCGCCGGCGAGCCTGACCCGGCCCTTGAAGGGGGTCTTCGCGCTGCCGGTGCCCGCGTACAGGTACAGGTCGCCGCCCGGAGTGCGCGCCAGCAGGTCGGGGAGCCCGTCGCCGTTGATGTCACCGGCGCCCATCAGCTTGTCGTAGACGTTCCAGCCGCCGCCGATGTCGATGCGGGAGTAGACGGCCGAGCCCGCGCCGTTGCCCGGGTAGAGGTACAGGTGGCCGTTGCCGGGCTGGCGGGCGATCAGGTCGCCGTTGCCCTCGCCCGTGAGGTCGCCGATACCGATGACGCTGTTGTAGATGTTCCAGCCGCCGCCGAGGTCGTTTCCGTTGACGTAGAGCTCGCCGTTGCCGCCGATCTCCAGGATGCTGGCCCAGCGGGACGCGGTCTGGAGCGAGGACGGCAGGGCGAGGTAGTGCACCCCGTCCCAGCCGCCCGCGGGGCCCTTGTTCGCGGACGACAGCTGGCCGTTGCCCAGGCCCCAGTAGGACGAGAGCGTTCCGTTGCCGTCGAGGCCGACCAGGTCGTCCTTGCCGTACACCGGGTTGCCGCCGCTGCCGAAGAACTGGGCGCCCTGCCAGCCCTTGCCCCCCTCGGTGCGGGCCTTCAGCGTGCCGTCGCCGTTGCCGGCGTAGAACCAGACCTGGCCGGACACGTCGCGGGCGAGCAGGTCGCCGATGCCGTCACCGGTCTGGTCGTCGATGCCGACGATCTGGTTGAAGGTGTTGTAGCCCCAGCCGACCTTGACGCCCGCGGCGAGCGGGTCGGCGGCGTTGCCGGTGCCGGCGTAGAAGTACAGGTCACCGCTGGGCGTGCGGCCGTAGACGTCGCCGAGACCGTCGCCGTTCGCGTCGTTCGCGCCGACGATCTGGTCGTACCTGTCCCAGCCGGAGCCGACCTTCTTGCC
Encoded here:
- a CDS encoding FG-GAP repeat domain-containing protein, translated to MRTKRASRLAACTAIVLSAGMLLAGPASADTTPAGPHAAVKAPRSAPAPTLNLPHHPAAPARKAPRAALANAPVKAKPFFDADADGYSDLVVREPDDALYVSLSGTGQQELPSSTLGAYKDIILPGDLGGSPAPEILDLSPSGKLTLHSDNSVAGGINYGGWSGSGWNMFNKVIAAGDVSGDGRSDLLARTPDGDLYLYTGTGDLNAPFAAGKKVGSGWDRYDQIVGANDANGDGLGDVYGRTPSGDLYFYAGTGNAADPLAAGVKVGWGYNTFNQIVGIDDQTGDGIGDLLARDVSGQVWFYAGNGDGTLKARTEGGKGWQGAQFFGSGGNPVYGKDDLVGLDGNGTLSSYWGLGNGQLSSANKGPAGGWDGVHYLALPSSLQTASRWASILEIGGNGELYVNGNDLGGGWNIYNSVIGIGDLTGEGNGDLIARQPGNGHLYLYPGNGAGSAVYSRIDIGGGWNVYDKLMGAGDINGDGLPDLLARTPGGDLYLYAGTGSAKTPFKGRVRLAGGGWNMYSAKMIATPGDLTGDGRSDIVAADSAGNLWRYDANGSGGFNDRVKIGYGWNTFKYGIY